The following DNA comes from Tepidanaerobacter syntrophicus.
ATGCCATCTGCCTTAAGTTCAGATTGCTTCCGTATGCTAAATATATGGTTCCTTTTTCTTTGCTCATCGTATCATCCTCCTTGTATTTAACAAGGCAGAGGCGGAGATCCGCCCCTGCGCTTGTCTATCTATGCTGCCCGAAACCGCCATGCTGCGTTACCATCAAGGTGTTTGCAAAGATGCTCCCGGCAGTTTTTGAACTCATCACCAATAAGTCCTATGCGGTTGAGATATGTCCGCATGGCAAACTTCTCGTTTTCAACCTGCGGTTTCTTGCTGGAAGCGCATTTTTGGGTTAACGCCTGATGGTTTAACGCAAGGGCAAGCACTATGTAGCTTCTGATTTTTCCCGCATGAAGTTCGCTGTTAAAGCCTCGAAGCTCAATTGTCCCATTGCCGTTAAAAAAGCTATGCAGGTTCAAAAAGTGGTACCTGCTATTATGGTAATGGGTGCTTCGGCTTTCGCTATAACCTTCGTACCAGATGCTCTCAATCGCCGCCATGGTTTTGGGCTTACGCCGATTCATCTTCTCAACCAGTGCCGCATCCATCTTTTTACAAAACCGCATCCTGTCCGGCTCAATCTGCAATGCTTTATAGAAAAGGTCATTCTTGCTGGCGATAATATTGATAAAATTGCGGATGCTTCGCGGTGTGTGGTCTGCCCCGTCTATATGGATATGAATTCCACAGCTTGTGTTTGCAAAACCTCCCGCCTTGCAAAGCCTTCTTATCAATTCCTGCAGGGTTTC
Coding sequences within:
- a CDS encoding amidoligase family protein, translating into MLTTRFGIEVELTGITRKQAAKTAAAFLGGRIESSGDYYDTHKVIAPDGRIWKFMSDGSIRTQKKENGRIVAAGREYSVELVSPILTYREDIETLQELIRRLCKAGGFANTSCGIHIHIDGADHTPRSIRNFINIIASKNDLFYKALQIEPDRMRFCKKMDAALVEKMNRRKPKTMAAIESIWYEGYSESRSTHYHNSRYHFLNLHSFFNGNGTIELRGFNSELHAGKIRSYIVLALALNHQALTQKCASSKKPQVENEKFAMRTYLNRIGLIGDEFKNCREHLCKHLDGNAAWRFRAA